Proteins found in one Triticum urartu cultivar G1812 chromosome 4, Tu2.1, whole genome shotgun sequence genomic segment:
- the LOC125554291 gene encoding GATA transcription factor 4-like, with translation MAGGGDVDKQAAAAALAQDLPSFNSFFDQTGLEVAAAVAAGEGGLAAGAAAGEEDLEELEWLSNKDAFPSVETMAVEAVEEVPEPAPAAPSGRPAVGPRTKGRRRRVTAPWNLAQPPTLPPPLPAARRCTHCASEVTPQWRQGPLGPRSLCNACGVRYKTGRLLPEYRPANSPTFSPLLHSNSHRRVMQIRLRSESEGEGEGASPAVRANAKARRAERAAARLAAKKDGGAPAPAPAPAPAPAQAALP, from the exons atggcgggcggcggcgatgttgacaagcaggcggcggcggcggcgctggcccAGGACCTGCCCAGCTTCAATAGCTTCTTTGACCAGACG GGgctggaggtggcggcggcggtggcggcgggggaaGGGGGACtggcggccggggcggcggcgggggaggagGATTTGGAGGAGCTGGAGTGGCTGTCGAACAAGGACGCGTTCCCTTCGGTGGAGACCatggcggtggaggcggtggaggaggtgCCGGAGCCGGCGCCGGCGGCCCCCTCGGGGCGGCCGGCGGTGGGGCCGAGGACCAAGGGGCGTCGGCGCCGGGTGACGGCGCCTTGGAACCTGGCGCAGCCGCccacgctgccgccgccgctcccGGCGGCGCGGCGGTGCACGCACTGCGCGTCGGAGGTGACCCCGCAGTGGCGGCAGGGGCCGCTGGGGCCCCGCTCGCTGTGCAACGCGTGCGGCGTGCGGTACAAGACGGGGCGGCTGCTCCCGGAGTACCGGCCGGCCAACAGCCCCACCTTCTCCCCGCTGCTGCACTCCAACTCCCACCGCCGCGTCATGCAGATTCGGCTCCGGAGCGAgagcgagggcgagggcgagggcgccTCCCCCGCCGTCCGCGCCAACGCCAAGGCCCGCCGCGCCGAGCGCGCGGCGGCGCGCCTCGCCGCCAAGAAAGACGGCGGCGCCCCTGCCCCGGCCCCggccccagccccagcccctGCCCAGGCGGCGCTGCCGTAG